The Erigeron canadensis isolate Cc75 chromosome 1, C_canadensis_v1, whole genome shotgun sequence genome segment CAACTACAACAGCAAGAAGACGAAGAATCAACATTTGCATTCATGGATGACTTCAATCGCCACTGTACTTTAACCACCCAACAAGTTCGTctctttttcccttttttttttttaattcttgatATGATACCAAATGTATTAAATTAGGGATCTTTCTAGTTAGAATCtttgaaatcatatatatatatatgatggggTTTTGAAGTTGTATCTATAGATCTGTTGTGTGTAGCCACTTTAAAAGGATCCATCTTGAATCTTCCCCGATCACCGCGATTTCTAAAGTAGTTGAACCGAGCTCTGGACCGTTTGATCTGGGGCTCAGCTGAACTTGTTTGCAGCCCCATTTCACATTAAGTATAGATACCTTAAAATCATAGGACTTTTGACACTCCAACCTTAAAATTACGGATTCCTTACTGTTTAACCTTTGCCACATTGCCTAGAACATGGGAAATGCAAGGCTTAGTTAATGAGAATTCTGAAACTTTTTTTTCAAGTACTAGCTGCATAAGGAATAGTTTTGGGCGTGACACGGATACATGcgtatgtgcattgtgcatTTCTGCACCCTGCCAAGGGCTGTGATGGAGGCAGTCATGAGGGGTGACAAACGTGCAGTGTTGAAATTAGAGGCTTTGTTACTAGCACTAGGATCCTGCTAGTTGGTCGAGCCTTGTATCTTGTTTGACGTGTTGATATCATGGCTGAGCAATTACTCTCTGAGGCTCTGTTTGCAGAGATCTGGATGCGCTACTACCTAGATACTCATATATGTCTTTAAAAATGGTTATCGGACTTGATGAATCACAACTATCTTCTAAATTTTGACATACTGCAAAACTATTTGCAAATTTTGGATAGGAATTTTACTTATAAATTTATGATTGACGTTGTTTTACCCAGAGAGCAGTCGAAAATATATTGAGGCAACCTGCAATTTTTGTCTCCAGTGTATTACGTGTTGTTATTTTTTATCTTGATTCTCTTCTAGTTGATTTTTTGTCTTTATTACTCTTAATTATATCTTCAACTGCATCAGTCATGTTTCTTAGTTGCtgacttactttttttttcatctctCCTCTGAACAGAGACTATATGGTTTTGCCATATGTTTGGTTGCTGGTTTGACTTGTACACTTATGGTAAGTTCAAAACCAATATTACATCATCTTTTTGGCATctggagattttttttttgttctttgaattatatatttttattctcCATGAGTCCATGATGAAGTAATCTTATCTCTTCCTATTCTTTCTGTGTATTTCACTCTACTCTAGATGACAACTCAAGTGATTTGTATGTTATACTCAACTTAACGCCATCTTATTGTGAAGACTGAGTTTTACATTTCAGTGCAGATGGAAGGATTCAAACTAACAACTCAAGGGGTTATTTGTTGTAGATAGACCATCATCATTGAAGTTTGGTTTTCTCTAGGTTGAAACTAGGCTTTAAATGTTAGAGAACAGCTTTGATTACTAGGAACTAGCGTTTGTATGTGGTTTACTAGGGATATCTATCAGTATAAAGAGAACAGAAGTTACACCTGTACGGACGGTTTCAAGTAGTGTATATCAGGGATCTTTAAGCTATTATACCCATTAGCCCATCTTGTACCCCATATTTTTGCACATTTCTTAAAAAGACATTATGACCCATGGGTCTCATTCCATTTACTAATGTTTTAAGCACAATGTTTCATGAGTACGAAACTGCTGTTTCCACCTGTGGAACACTTGGTAGAAAATAGCGAGGGTCTATGCATTGTTGTGCTttactaagtttttttttttgccctGGTTGTTTGGCAAAAGATTTTTCTTCACGATTTTTTGTTTACGTTGGAGGGTTCATATACATCTGTTATATAGTCAACAATGAACTACATCACCAACACTATCTGTAGTAACTAATACGATAATTTTTCTAACTAAGATTACGTGTTTGAAGACACATAAGCTCAATAGAGAATTTGATGTATAAATTTATCATACAACATGTTTAGCTGTGACCATCAGTGCTACTTGGTATTTTCTATTATTAAACTTGATAGTTGTAGCTtgaattagtttttttataagCAAGACCTATTATTATATGTAGATTGCCATTTATGGAGTTATATGCAATCTGCGGTTAAATACTTAAAtcttgtttatattataagaaGCATGCAGCTAACTTGCTtatttatctcttttttttttttctttctttctttctttgcagTCAATGCTAGTGTTTTTCAATCCAATTAAATTTGGAATAGCATTCACCTTTGGAAATTTGCTTTCACTTGGGAGGTTTGTAATAAACAGCATTTGAAAGTCTTTCAAAAATGTTTCATAGCCTTTAAGTTATTTCTCTTCCCATGTATTCATATcatgctgctgctgctgctttcTACCATTCATATTTTGATGTGTATCTGACTGAATTATAACATCAAACAAGCAGCAGAACATGACACcaaataatagtaatagaaAATCAGCAACGAAAACACTAAGAACAGAAGAAGTTCAAACACAGATAAGCCGTATGAACTCAGCTGTAACAATTGATAGATAATCTGGATAGGCTCCAGTAGCCCGGTTGTCAGGATTAATGCCCCAGCGGCCCTAAGTTCCTAagaacaattaataataatctccaCACCTAAAACCGTTGCCCTTATTTAACCAAGTTGTCTAACCCTAAACTTGGTGAACAAGATATTACTAAAGTTAATAAATTAACTATTAAATAACGACACTTGACACCCCTCTACTTTCTCAACCGATTCATATCATATTCATAATGATCAGTATTTCTTTTTGTCCAAGGCGTGgcttatttataaataatatttaatatttttgggGCAATAAAAGATGCCCAATGTGGACTGCATTCCCTCCCCAATTTCCTTTCTTTGTGATTATAATATGAAgggtaaatttttttgtttgtttatgctTTTGTATATAGAAGACAGACTATTCgatgaaatttatatatgcATGCACGAAACATGTTCTATAATCTATTATGTGTACTTGCACCTTCCTCATTCTATATATCTTTCTTTCATCTATTATGTGTACAAGTGCTAAGACTTCCTATTGTATGGCAGCACAGGATTCTTGATAGGCCCTAAGCGTCAAGTGAATATGATGCTTGATCCTGTTCGAATTTATGCAACTGCCTTGTATCTTGCGAGCATTTTACTTGCCTTGTTATGTGCTCTCTATGTAAGTGTCCTTTCGTTTTCCCTTAACAAGTATATCCAGCCAACAATTTGTTGTTTGTTGTAGTAATTACTTTTTTCTCATTCAATTTTTCACTGATGACTACTAGGTTCATAataagctgttgacactgctggCAATCATCTTAGAGTTTGGTGCTCTTATTTGGTATGTGTAGACTTGATTCTTGTTATCGGGTTTAGGTGTTTTACAACTGTATATTGTTAGAGGCTCCCATCTTGGTACGTTATGCACATATAGCCTCTACTATCCTGACACATTTGCCATCTCTAATAGGCCAATTTCCTTGATCTTCCCTCACATTTATCCCATAATTTGTTATGTTCTTGTCCTCTGTCTCGAGGTTACTAAACCCGATTCTCAAGCTGCTCAGTTTGTCTTTGTAATGCTAAAGGGATacagtaaaaaaaatacattacataTACCAAAGTATGTGTACGCCACCTTTTAGCCATACACCGTCAATTTATGTTTTACACAACCAAACGTATAACACCACGTTAACTATAAATTGGGTGGTGTATAGTCACCATAGAAAAAAGGGATCATGGCCATAAGGGATATACTTTGTGTAATGTTACATTCAGTGCCAAACGTGAACAAAAGTCTTTGGTGTCTTGTCGTTGGTAACTTGCTATTATCCTACCAAGTGGTCTTTTTTTGTGAAAGAAAATTATTACACTGCACAACTATTCACACATTTGTCTATGATGGGACTCAAACTCACAACCTAATAGATGATGGGCAGCCATGTATACCCTTACTCCAAAGGCCTTTTAGTAGCAACTATTAAAACCACACATCTATTTACATATCTGTCCATGATGGGACTCAACAACCTATTAGTTGATGGGCACCATGGATACGGGTAGGCTAAAGGCCCTTTGGTAGCAATAGCCAGGTGTTTACTTCTCCATTAGTTTATGTAGGTggttttttgttg includes the following:
- the LOC122607750 gene encoding vesicle transport protein SFT2B; translated protein: MERMSQAMEKVRMLVGIEVEDDRQLQQQEDEESTFAFMDDFNRHCTLTTQQRLYGFAICLVAGLTCTLMSMLVFFNPIKFGIAFTFGNLLSLGSTGFLIGPKRQVNMMLDPVRIYATALYLASILLALLCALYVHNKLLTLLAIILEFGALIWYSMSYIPFARAMISKIMVACFDTEF